A single window of Gossypium arboreum isolate Shixiya-1 chromosome 13, ASM2569848v2, whole genome shotgun sequence DNA harbors:
- the LOC108463221 gene encoding wall-associated receptor kinase-like 10, which produces MLLYILYNFHVSRQEIDFSMASNKPIYFFFFFLLLFVSLNLQSSVSQTWIKAGYWDSSASLPVSDINSALFTHLFCAFAFVNSTSYQLFINSSNEQHFSNFTSTVKLKNPSITTILSIWVGRTESTTFSLMVNETSRRKSFIESSIKRARLYGFHGLDLCGVEPRNGINMTSFGTFLDEWRAEVASESRNSGKTQLLLTMSANRLPIVNSVSFPIESTKLNLDWVNIEAYDYYVPTLDRFTGFHAALYDPLGRANTDDAIKEWLKRGFPADKLVLGLPYHGYGWMLVNPGDSGIDSAASGPAVTIDGSMGYKSIKSFILNYGYGVEAVYNSTYVVNICKIGSDWINFDDVEAIKAKVSYAKVKGLLGYSAFQLSNDDNWVLSQAACGIGNSQPKKHRLLVIVSVTVAAMVFLMIAIICYLQKKIFKSQGLCCALKMLVSWITKISAEKRHENDDPNLQVFSFSSIKAATNNFSNDSKLGEGGYGPVYKGKLPNGLEIAVKRLSKSSNQGFEEFKNEVTLTARLQHVNLVRVLGICTEKEEKLLVYEFMPNKSLDFYLYDPFKRHLLDWRRRVSIIEGITQGLLYLQEYSNYTIIHRDIKASNILLDYEMNPKISDFGMAKFFKKDELEANTGRIVGTYGYVPPEYVRKGIYSTKYDVYSFGVLLLQIISGKRNSSLYGCHENLNLLEYAYELWKQGREAEFFDASLDDSSSSCKLIRCMQLALLCVQENPADRPSMVKVFTILKNENSVAISVPKQPAYSITTYERKESIDIGRKKVFSVNDASITQVEPR; this is translated from the exons ATGTTGCTTTACATATTATACAACTTTCACGTTTCTAGGCAAGAGATTGATTTTTCAATGGCTTCTAATAAACCcatttatttcttcttcttcttcctcctgcTGTTTGTCTCATTGAACCTGCAAAGCTCAGTCTCACAAACATGGATCAAAGCTGGTTACTGGGACTCTAGCGCTTCCCTTCCAGTTTCTGATATAAACTCTGCTCTTTTCACTCATCTTTTTTGCGCTTTTGCTTTTGTAAACTCAACCTCCTATCAGCTCTTTATCAACTCCTCAAATGAACAACATTTCTCTAACTTCACCAGCACTGTAAAATTAAAGAATCCATCCATTACTACTATTTTGTCCATTTGGGTTGGAAGAACTGAGTCTACCACCTTTTCTTTGATGGTTAATGAAACTTCTCGTCGAAAATCTTTCATTGAATCTTCAATCAAAAGAGCCAGGCTTTATGGTTTTCATGGTTTAGACCTTTGTGGAGTTGAGCCTAGGAATGGCATCAATATGACCAGTTTTGGTACATTCTTGGACGAGTGGCGAGCTGAGGTAGCATCCGAGTCAAGAAACTCCGGTAAGACACAGTTGCTATTAACTATGTCGGCTAATCGCTTGCCGATTGTCAACTCAGTGAGttttcctattgagtctacaAAGCTAAACCTGGATTGGGTAAATATTGAGGCATATGACTACTATGTGCCAACATTAGATAGGTTTACTGGTTTTCATGCTGCTTTATATGACCCATTAGGAAGGGCCAACACTGATGATGCTATAAAGGAATGGTTAAAGAGAGGATTCCCTGCTGATAAGCTAGTTTTAGGTTTGCCTTACCATGGCTATGGATGGATGCTTGTTAACCCTGGTGACAGTGGGATTGATTCAGCAGCTTCAGGGCCGGCTGTCACCATTGATGGTTCAATGGGGTATAAGTCAATCAAATCATTCATTCTAAATTATGGTTATGGCGTTGAAGCTGTGTATAATTCTACTTATGTCGTGAATATTTGCAAAATCGGGTCGGATTGGATCAATTTCGATGATGTGGAAGCCATTAAAGCTAAGGTTTCTTATGCCAAGGTAAAGGGTCTACTTGGTTACAGTGCCTTTCAACTTTCCAATGACGATAATTGGGTGCTTTCACAAGCTG CTTGTGGAATAGGCAACAGTCAGCCAAAGAAACATCGATTATTGGTTATTGTTTCGGTTACAGTTGCTGCAATGGTTTTCCTGATGATAGCTATCATCTGTTACCTGCAAAAGAAAATATTCAAATCACAAG GGCTTTGTTGTGCATTGAAAATGTTGGTTTCTTGGATAACCAAAATATCAGCTGAAAAAAGGCATGAAAATGATGATCCTAATCTCCAAGTTTTCAGTTTCTCTAGCATTAAAGCTGCCACTAATAACTTTTCAAATGATAGTAAGCTCGGAGAAGGTGGATATGGACCTGTTTACAAG GGAAAGTTACCAAACGGACTGGAAATAGCGGTGAAGAGGCTCTCGAAAAGCTCGAATCAAGGGTTCGAGGAGTTCAAGAATGAGGTCACTCTTACAGCTAGGCTTCAACATGTGAATCTAGTTCGAGTTCTGGGAATTTGTActgagaaggaagaaaaattgCTGGTTTACGAGTTCATGCCAAACAAAAGCTTGGATTTCTACCTCTATG ATCCCTTTAAAAGGCATCTGTTAGATTGGAGAAGACGAGTCTCGATAATCGAAGGCATTACTCAAGGGCTTCTATATCTCCAAGAATACTCAAATTACACTATAATTCATCGTGACATAAAGGCGAGCAATATCTTATTAGATTATGAAATGAACCCAAAGATATCAGATTTCGGGATGGCTAAGTTTTTCAAGAAGGATGAACTTGAAGCAAACACCGGCAGAATTGTTGGGACATA TGGCTATGTTCCTCCGGAATACGTTAGGAAAGGAATATACTCAACCAAGTATGACGTTTATAGTTTCGGAGTTCTACTTCTGCAAATTATCAGTGGCAAGAGGAATTCGAGTCTGTATGGATGCCATGAAAACTTGAATCTTCTTGAATAT GCATACGAATTGTGGAAACAAGGTCGAGAGGCAGAGTTTTTCGATGCATCACTGGATGATTCCTCTTCGTCATGTAAGCTCATTAGATGTATGCAATTGGCCCTGCTATGTGTGCAGGAAAATCCTGCAGATAGGCCGTCAATGGTGAAAGTTTTTACGATTCTCAAGAACGAAAACAGTGTTGCAATCTCTGTACCTAAGCAGCCTGCATATTCAATAACAACATACGAAAGGAAGGAAAGTATAGACATTGGGAGGAAGAAAGTTTTTTCTGTTAACGATGCATCGATAACCCAAGTGGAACCTCGATGA
- the LOC108462191 gene encoding class V chitinase CHIT5a-like, with translation MAKQRISSLFLAIIVLILAASVSLSTARNYQPTWDTRDPTLNCVAPSPSPKPAPSPSPYPDDVIKGGYWPSWLAYSVPPSSIPTLYFTHVFYAFVGIDASSYGLSITQPDDQWMGNFTATLHAKKPPAQALLAIGGANSGSGIFSNMVSNPDNRAAFIKSTIATARKYGFDGLDIDWEFPNNPTDMSNLEVFFKEWREAVESEASASSKPPLLLSAAVYFASSFFLDLPRTYPTDAIARYLDFVNPMCFDYHGSWDTSVTGEHALLYDKTSNISTSYGISSWIEAGVPPKKLVMGMPLYGKSWELKHPKNHGIGAPANGVGPGNNGIMLYSDIVKYNDEHYAHVVYDGDTVSEYSYSGTDWIGYDGPTSVEKKVEYAKTQNLGGYFFWALGYDMNWTLSGIGHPSVAKPKFNIPPFQGKYDPDAYCDWEDKMEIMFCCYKCLEEEKVPLAILAFSDYALSWWTQLMLNCQRNRERDVDSWEQLTQIM, from the exons ATGGCCAAGCAAAGAATATCATCATTGTTCTTGGCCATTATTGTATTAATTCTAGCTGCAAGTGTCTCCCTCTCCACTGCTCGTAATTACCAGCCAACGTGGGATACACGAGACCCTACGCTTAACTGTGTAGCACCATCTCCGTCACCAAAACCGGCTCCTAGTCCTTCACCTTATCCTGATGATGTGATTAAGGGTGGCTATTGGCCTTCATGGCTAGCTTATAGTGTCCCACCATCCTCAATCCCTACCTTGTACTTCACACACGTGTTTTATGCCTTTGTTGGCATTGATGCTTCTTCTTACGGTTTGTCCATCACCCAACCTGATGATCAGTGGATGGGAAACTTTACAGCCACCCTTCATGCCAAAAAGCCACCGGCACAAGCCTTGTTAGCGATTGGAGGAGCGAATTCCGGTTCCGGTATTTTTTCCAACATGGTCAGCAACCCTGATAATCGTGCCGCTTTCATAAAATCCACCATTGCTACAGCAAGGAAATATGGCTTTGATGGACTTGACATTGATTGGGAGTTTCCTAATAACCCAACTGACATGTCGAACCTTGAGGTTTTCTTCAAAGAATGGCGTGAGGCTGTTGAGAGTGAAGCTTCGGCTTCTAGCAAGCCTCCCCTTCTTTTAAGTGCTGCTGTTTATTTCGCTTCAAGCTTTTTCTTAGATCTGCCTAGAACATACCCTACTGATGCCATTGCAAGATACCTTGATTTTGTAAATCCTATGTGCTTTGATTACCATGGAAGTTGGGACACTTCAGTCACTGGTGAACATGCTCTACTCTACGACAAAACTAGCAATATAAGCACAAGTTATGGTATATCATCATGGATTGAAGCTGGTGTCCCTCCAAAGAAGCTGGTTATGGGGATGCCACTTTATGGAAAATCGTGGGAACTGAAACACCCCAAAAACCATGGGATCGGAGCGCCTGCTAATGGTGTTGGGCCGGGAAACAATGGCATAATGTTGTACAGTGATATTGTAAAATACAATGATGAACACTATGCCCATGTAGTGTATGACGGAGATACTGTATCGGAATATTCGTACTCGGGGACCGATTGGATCGGTTATGATGGACCGACATCAGTGGAAAAGAAGGTTGAGTATGCTAAGACTCAGAACCTTGGGGGTTACTTCTTTTGGGCCCTTGGATATGACATGAACTGGACACTTTCAGGAATTG GCCATCCTTCTGTCGCTAAACCAAAGTTCAACATTCCACCATTCCAAGGAAAGTATGATCCAGATGCATATTGCGATTGGGAGGATAAAATGGAGATCATGTTCTGTTGTTATAAGTGTCTGGAGGAGGAGAAAGTTCCATTAGCTATATTGGCATTTTCTGATTATGCATTGAGTTGGTGGACTCAACTTATGTTGAACTGCCAAAGGAATCGTGAACGAGATGTTGATTCATGGGAACAGTTGACACAAATCATGTGA
- the LOC108461940 gene encoding 60S ribosomal protein L39-3-like, whose product MPSHKTFMIKKKLAKKMRQNRPIPYWIRMRTDNTIRYNAKRRHWRRTKLGF is encoded by the exons ATG CCTTCACACAAGACTTTCATGATCAAGAAGAAGTTGGCCAAGAAGATGAGGCAGAATAGGCCCATCCCTTACTGGATCCGTATGCGCACTGATAACACCATCAG GTACAATGCGAAGCGTAGGCATTGGCGCCGCACCAAGCTAGGGTTCTAA
- the LOC108461875 gene encoding uncharacterized protein LOC108461875: MVLFDSSISPLTHAAKFSSPLLLSSLSHRPLRYAVLGAGFAGLSVAWHLLKESPKDLNLHIDLYDEMGIGGGASGVSGGLLHPYSPKVKLLWSGAECWKECMKLLSIAEQAVSSEEDFVSLSGEFDQDFGGILDRRRGIIRPATNMNTLNVLNDNAKNCLANCKIEIIDKNAAEKLVPHIHMPFNLAFYMPEAINVNSKYYLNALFLACQNIVKELSASGFGKKNLCLQKKSVNELRELEGEYDAVIICLGAKADLLPELAGKLPLRTSRGVILHLQLPDNIGEDYPDHGPSILSDAWLAIKGNRSLYLGSTWEWKSRNSSSNVSTDEASDALQELLPKASAIYPGITSWSFAGARAGLRAMPPLTPHGSLPLLGCVNNILGNDLKCKYWLLGGLGSRGLLYHGWLGKLTAEAVLSCNEQIIPSELTSWKNKDSRP, from the exons ATGGTTCTCTTCGATTCTTCAATATCTCCCTTAACCCACGCTGCCAAATTCTCTTCTCCCTTGCTTCTCTCTTCTCTCTCCCATCGTCCTCTCAG ATATGCAGTTCTTGGTGCTGGTTTTGCTGGTCTCTCCGTTGCTTGGCATTTACTCAAG GAGAGTCCTAAGGATTTGAACCTGCACATTGACTTGTATGATGAAATGGGCATTGGTGGAGGCGCTTCAGGAGTCTCTGGGGGACTCCTCCACCCCTATTCTCCTAAAG TTAAGCTTCTATGGAGCGGTGCCGAGTGTTGGAAAGAATGTATGAAGCTCTTAAGCATTGCAGAACAAGCCGTTAGTTCCGAGGAGGATTTTGTTTCCTTAAGTGGTGAATTTGATCAAGATTTTGGTGGGATTTTAGACCGGAGACG GGGCATTATAAGACCTGCCACAAACATGAATactttgaatgtattgaatgat AATGCTAAGAACTGCCTTGCCAATTGCAAAATAGAGATCATTGATAAGAATGCTGCTGAAAAGCTTGTACCCCATATACATATGCCTTTCAACTTGGCTTTTTATATGCCTgaagctataaatgtgaattctaaGTATTATCTCAAT GCACTCTTTTTAGCTTGTCAAAATATAGTGAAGGAATTATCTGCTTCTGGCTTTGGAAagaaaaatctttgtttgcagaAGAAATCTGTTAACGAGCTCCGTGAATTAGAAG gagAATATGATGCTGTGATAATATGCTTAGGTGCCAAAGCAGACTTGCTTCCGGAGCTTGCAGGGAAGCTTCCTTTGAGGACATCTAGAGGTGTTATTTTGCACTTACAACTGCCTGATAATATAGG GGAAGATTATCCAGACCATGGACCTTCAATATTATCAGATGCATGGCTTGCTATCAAGGGGAACCGTAGTTTGTATTTGGGTTCGACATGGGAATGGAAGTCAAGAAATTCTTCATCAAATGTCTCAACAGATGAAGCTTCCGATGCTCTTCAAGAGCTTCTTCCGAAAGCATCTGCTATTTACCCTGGTATAACGAGCTGGAGTTTTGCCGGAGCAAGGGCGGGTTTAAGGGCAATGCCACCGCTCACTCCTCACGGGTCACTTCCGCTTTTGGGATGTGTCAACAATATTTTAGGCAATGATCTTAAATGCAAGTATTGGTTACTTGGGGGGCTCGGTTCGAGGGGATTGTTGTACCATGGTTGGCTAGGTAAGTTGACGGCGGAGGCTGTCCTCTCTTGTAATGAACAGATTATCCCCTCTGAACTAACCTCATGGAAGAATAAAGATAGTAGACcttaa
- the LOC108461248 gene encoding DNA replication licensing factor MCM5 → MSGWDEGAVYYSNQAQFTEASSEAEAAAASTTASRHSVLLKFKEFIRNFEKEKNVFPYRESLVNNPKFLMVHLEDLLSFDSDLPSLLRSSPSDYLPLFETAAAEVLAGLKMKVAGDSGEMVEPQTGEVQILLTSKEDPVSMRSLGAQYISKLVKISGITIAASRIKAKATYVHLICKNCKSARAVPCRPGLGGAIVPRSCDHVPQPGEEPCPIDPWLIVPDKSKYVDQQTLKLQENPEDVPTGELPRNMLLSVDRHLVQTIVPGSRLTIMGIYSIFQASNSSTNHKGAVAVRQPYIRIVGMEETNEASSRGPATFTQEEVEEFKKFASNQDTYEAICSKVAPSIFGHEDVKKAVACLLFGGARKNLPDGVKLRGDINVLLLGDPSTAKSQFLKFVEKTAPIAVYTSGKGSSAAGLTASVIRDSSSREFYLEGGAMVLADGGVVCIDEFDKMRPEDRVAIHEAMEQQTISIAKAGITTVLNSRTSVLAAANPPSGRYDDLKTAQDNIDLQTTILSRFDLIFIVKDIRMYDQDKTIASHIIKVHASAQTVSNDSRTSKEENWLKRYIQYCRSECHPRLSEAACAKLQSDYVDIRRGMRQQANETGESAAIPITVRQLEAILRLSEALAKMKLSHVATEGDVAEALRLFKVSTMDAARSGINQHINITPDMANEIKQAENQIKRRLGIGNRISERRLIDDLTRMGMNESIVRRAILIMHQRGEVEYQRERHIIVRKV, encoded by the exons ATGTCGGGATGGGACGAAGGAGCGGTTTACTACAGCAATCAAGCTCAATTCACAGAAGCCTCCTCGGAAGCGGAAGCGGCTGCAGCATCCACCACGGCGAGCCGCCACTCCGTTCTCCTTAAATTCAAGGAGTTCATCAGAAATTTTGAGAAGGAGAAGAACGTGTTCCCGTACAGGGAGAGCCTCGTCAATAATCCTAAATTCCTAATGGTCCATCTTGAGGACCTTCTTTCCTTCGACTCCGATCTGCCTTCCCTCCTTCGTTCCTCTCCCTCCGATTACCTGCCTTTG TTTGAGACGGCGGCTGCGGAGGTTTTAGCGGGTTTGAAGATGAAAGTAGCAGGAGATTCAGGGGAAATGGTGGAGCCACAGACAGGCGAGGTTCAAATATTGCTTACGTCAAAGGAGGATCCGGTTTCAATGCGTTCACTCGGG GCTCAATATATATCAAAACTAGTTAAGATATCAGGAATTACCATTGCTGCTTCAAGGATTAAAGCAAAGGCTACTTACGTGCATTTAATCTGTAAGAACTGTAAAAGCGCAAGGGCAGTTCCCTGCCGTCCAGGTCTTGGTGGGGCAATTGTTCCACGATCATGTGACCATGTTCCACAG CCTGGAGAAGAACCTTGCCCTATAGATCCATGGCTCATTGTTCCTGATAAAAGCAAATATGTTGATCAACAAACCTTGAAACTGCAAGAGAACCCAGAG GATGTACCTACTGGTGAGCTTCCTAGAAACATGTTGCTTTCGGTGGACCGTCATTTGGTTCAAACAATTGTACCTGGCTCGAGGTTGACAATAATGGGAATTTATAGTATCTTTCAAGCTTCTAATTCATCCACCAA CCATAAAGGAGCAGTTGCAGTTAGACAGCCTTATATCCGGATAGTGGGAATGGAAGAGACGAATGAAGCCAGCTCTCGAGGACCAGCCACATTCACCCAAGAAGAG GTAGAAGAGTTCAAAAAATTTGCCTCAAATCAAGATACATATGAAGCCATATGCTCCAAGGTTGCTCCTTCCATATTTGGTCACGAAGATGTCAAGAAGGCTGTTGCCTGTCTTCTCTTTGGAGGAGCCAGGAAA AATTTGCCGGATGGGGTGAAGCTAAGAGGTGATATTAATGTGTTGCTTCTTGGTGATCCTTCTACCGCCAAGTCACAG TTTCTCAAGTTTGTTGAGAAGACAGCTCCAATAGCTGTTTACACTTCTGGAAAGGGCTCATCAGCTGCTGGTCTTACAGCTTCAGTTATTCGAGATAGTAGCTCT CGAGAGTTTTATCTTGAAGGTGGGGCCATGGTTTTGGCAGATGGAGGTGTTGTATGTATTGATGAGTTTGATAAGATGAGACCAGAGGATAG GGTTGCTATTCATGAAGCTATGGAGCAGCAGACAATATCCATCGCTAAAGCTGGAATTACAACCGTTCTCAATTCCAGAACTTCAGTGCTTGCAGCTGCTAATCCTCCTTCAGGACGTTATGATGATCTTAAG ACAGCACAGGATAATATCGATTTGCAGACTACAATTCTTTCAAGATTTGACTTGATCTTCATTGTAAAGGATATCAGGATGTATGACCAAGACAAG ACAATAGCAAGTCATATCATAAAAGTTCATGCATCAGCTCAGACAGTATCCAATGATAGTAGAACTTCTAAAGAAGAGAATTGGCTGAAAAG GTATATACAATACTGTCGATCAGAATGCCATCCTCGGCTTTCAGAAGCTGCATGTGCTAAACTCCAGAGTGATTATGTTGACATCAGAAGG GGCATGAGGCAACAAGCAAATGAGACCGGAGAGAGTGCCGCAATTCCCATCACTGTGAGGCAGCTGGAGGCCATCTTAAGGTTAAGCGAGGCTCTTGCGAAAATGAAATT GTCACATGTTGCCACTGAAGGTGATGTAGCTGAAGCATTGAGACTTTTCAAAGTTTCCACCATGGATGCAGCACGTTCTGGAATAAACCAACATATTAATATCACTCCTGATATGGCCAATGAGATTAAG CAAGCGGAGAACCAGATAAAGAGAAGACTGGGAATCGGAAATCGCATATCAGAAAGAAGGCTGATTGATGACCTTACTAGAATGGGGATGAATGAGTCAATC GTAAGGAGAGCCATTCTAATCATGCACCAGAGAGGTGAAGTTGAATATCAACGAGAAAGGCATATTATCGTTCGTAAAGTATAA
- the LOC108463288 gene encoding potassium channel KAT3: MSRTVMADIGSSPLPLLFRRRSSGEIRNLATVSSSILPAFGTVVDDGYSHLNKYVIVPYDQRYRWWQTFLVVLVLYSAWASVFELAFNKTARGPLLIVDMVVDVFFAIDIVLTFFVAYLDKSTYLLVDDHKKIALRYVTRVWFLMDITSTLPYQFIFRIFTGTWHDGEVFGFLNLLRLWRLWRVSEFFKRLEKDTRFSYFWTRLLKLLGVIVFAVHSAGCFYYWLARHHKKPANTWIGTAVEDFKHRSVWLCYTYSIYWSIVTLTTVGYGDLHAVNTGEKIFNMIYMLFNIGLTAYTIGNMTNLVVHAAVRTFAMRDSLNELLRYASKNRLPEGLREQMMAHMQLKFKTAELQQEEVLQDLPKAIRSSIAQHLFRRTVEKSYLFNGVSEDLVSQLVSDMKAEYFPPKVEIILQNEIPTDFYILVSGAVDLLTYKNGTEQFLSKLGAADMAGEIGVIFNIPQPFTVRTKRLSQVVRISHHHFKQMIQPQSEDGKIIIANFMKYLQGLKEDVLQEIPFLTELLADQNQKPTEQNEEQQNRETLESQDANPEGRTGTSSLPGESTIRVIIHGHHPSEGTSSDRLGKLVYLPDSLQDLFNLAEKKFGKRGSTILIADGSKVEELNVLRENDHLFVV; the protein is encoded by the exons ATGGTGGCAAACGTTTTTGGTAGTGTTGGTATTATACTCGGCATgggcatcggtattcgagttggcTTTCAACAAAACTGCAAGAGGACCGCTACTGATTGTGGATATGGTGGTGGATGTGTTCTTTGCCATCGATATCGTCCTCACCTTCTTCGTCGCTTACTTGGATAAATCAACCTATCTCCTTGTTGATGATCACAAAAAAATTGCTTTGCG ATATGTGACAAGAGTGTGGTTCCTTATGGATATAACATCAACTCTACCATATCAGTTTATATTTAGAATTTTTACCGGTACTTGGCACGATGGTGAAGTTTTTGGCTTCCTCAACTTGCTTCGTCTGTGGCGTCTTTGGCGTGTTAGTGAATTCTTCAAAAG GTTAGAAAAAGACACAAGGTTTAGCTACTTTTGGACAAGACTTCTTAAACTACTCGGT GTCATAGTATTTGCGGTGCACTCAGCTGGTTGCTTCTATTACTGGCTAGCCAGACACCACAAAAAACCAGCTAATACATGGATTGGAACTGCAGTTGAAGATTTTAAGCATAGAAGTGTGTGGTTATGCTACACTTATTCCATTTACTGGTCAATTGTCACTCTCACCACAGTCGGTTATGGAGATTTGCATGCAGTGAACACAGGAGAAAAGATATTTAACATGATTTATATGCTATTCAACATTGGTCTTACAGCCTACACAATCGGTAACATGACTAACCTGGTCGTTCATGCTGCTGTCAGAACCTTTGCCATG AGAGATTCTCTGAATGAGTTATTGCGTTATGCAAGCAAAAATAGACTCCCAGAAGGGTTGAGAGAACAAATGATGGCACACATGCAGCTCAAGTTCAAGACAGCAGAGTTACAACAAGAAGAAGTGCTACAGGACCTGCCTAAGGCTATAAGATCCAGCATTGCCCAACACCTTTTCCGTAGAACTGTCGAGAAAAGCTACCTATTCAATGGAGTCTCTGAGGACCTTGTTTCTCAACTG GTGTCTGACATGAAAGCAGAATACTTTCCTCCAAAGGTGGAAATTATATTACAAAATGAAATACCTACAGATTTCTACATTCTAGTCTCAGGAGCAGTG GATTTGCTCACATACAAGAACGGAACGGAACAG TTTTTGTCAAAGCTAGGAGCTGCAGATATGGCAGGAGAAATTGGGGTAATTTTCAATATTCCCCAACCTTTTACAGTGAGAACGAAGAGGCTCTCCCAGGTTGTTCGGATAAGTCATCACCATTTCAAACAAATGATTCAACCACAGAGTGAAGATGGAAAGATTATTATTGCTAACTTCATGAAG TACTTGCAAGGTTTAAAAGAAGATGTACTACAGGAGATCCCTTTCCTAACAGAATTGTTGGCAGACCAGAATCAAAAG CCTACGGAACAAAATGAGGAGCAACAAAACAGAGAAACATTGGAATCCCAAGATGCAAATCCAGAAG GAAGAACAGGCACTTCCAGTCTTCCTGGTGAAAGCACAATCCGGGTGATAATTCATGGGCATCATCCAAGCGAAGGAACGTCTAGTGACAGATTGGGAAAGCTCGTGTATTTGCCTGACTCACTTCAAGACCTCTTCAATCTAGCAG AGAAGAAATTTGGAAAGAGAGGGAGCACTATTCTTATTGCTGATGGCTCAAAAGTTGAAGAACTGAATGTTCTGAGAGAGAATGATCACTTATTCGTTGTTTAA